CCATGGCTATAGATGAGCCCTCAAAGCACAGAGTAGAACCAATGTGTAAGATTTCAAATATATGTGGAGGATGTCAGCTCCAAGAGCTTGATTATGGTACTCAGCTCCAGATTAAGACAAATAAAGTTAAAAATGACCTAGTGAAAATAGGTGGACTAGATGATGTTATTATTCATGATACTATCGGAATGAAGGAACCATATAGGTATAGAAATAAAGTACAGATTCCAGTAGGAAGAGAAAAAGGAGAGACTGTAATTGGCTTTTATAAGAAAGGAAGCCATGTTATTGCAAATACAAATACTTGTATTATACAGCATGAAATAGCTGATAAAGCAATAGAAGCAGTAAGAAAGTATATGAAAGAATTTAATATTGAGCCATATGATGCTAAAACAGGCCAAGGTCACATAAGGCACATTATTGTTAAAACCTCATTTGAAACTAAGGATACAATGGTTATTATAGTTACAAATAAAGAGCACTTACCTAATAAAAACCAGCTTTTAGACAGACTAAAAAGAGCAATACCAGAGCTTAAAAGCTTAATCCATAACATTAATAATAAAAAAACAAATATAGTAATGGGAATAAAGACAAGAGTTATATACGGAGAAGACCATATTATTGATTACATAGGGGATTTAAAATTTAAAATATCAGGAGAATCATTTTTTCAGGTAAATCCTGTACAAACAGAGGTGCTCTATAAAAAGGCATTAGAATATGCAGGGTTAAAGGGTGATGAAATAGTATTTGATATATATTGTGGCATAGGTACTATTTCACTACTGCTAGCACAAAAATCTAAAAAGGTTTACGGTATAGAGTCAGTAAAAGAAGCAATTGTAGATGCAAAAGAAAATGCAAGGATAAATGGAATAAATAATGTAGAGTTCCATTGTGGAAATGCAGAAGAGGTGTTTCCAGAGCTATACTCTAAAGGCATAAAAGCAGATGTGGTTGTGGTAGACCCTCCTAGAAAGGGCTGTGATACATCTGTGTTAGATACTATTATAAAAATGCAACCAGAAAAAGTAGTCTATGTATCCTGCAATCCCTCAACTTTAGCTAGGGATTTAAAGTATTTAAGCCAGAACGGATTTAAGGTGCTAGAGGTACAACCAGTTGATATGTTCCCGCAGGGGGTACACGTTGAGAGTGTTTGTAAATTAGTAAAGGAGCTGTTCTAATATAAAATCTTGCTTTTTATAATCAAAACTAGCTTCTATTAAAAAATCCTTTTTTCTCTAAGAATTTATAATAATAAATATAATATAGATATAAAGGTTGCATAGGTAGATATGAGTATATGGAGAATAATTTATTAGGAATTTGTAAAACAAATAGATATCCAAACATAATTATGCTATAATAAAGTCATAATATTAATAAGGAGACGATATTATGATAGAAATAAGGCCAATTAAGGATTTAAGGGATACAACTGAAATATCAAAACTTTGTGAAGAAAGTAAAGAACCTATCTATATTACAAAAAATGGTTATGGACACCTAGTTGTTATGAGTATGGAAACTTATAAAGATAAATTAGCAAAAGCAGATTTATATGAAAAGTTAGCAGAGGCAGAGAATCAAATAAAAAATGGAGAAAAGCTTTTAGATGCTGAAGCAGTATTTGAAAGTTTAAAAGATAGGTATGGCAAATAATTATACTATTAAGATGACCCCAAAAGCCGCAGATGATCTAGATAATATTTATAGATATATATCAGAAGAACTATTTGCTACGTCTGCAGCTACTAATATTCTAGAAAGAATAGAAAAAGAAATTATGAGACTAAAAGAATTTC
The nucleotide sequence above comes from Proteiniborus ethanoligenes. Encoded proteins:
- the rlmD gene encoding 23S rRNA (uracil(1939)-C(5))-methyltransferase RlmD, coding for MDISIKKEDIVKGKIIDISHDGKGILKPWGYTVFTQGGIIGDEVSVKIIETKKNYAIGKTMAIDEPSKHRVEPMCKISNICGGCQLQELDYGTQLQIKTNKVKNDLVKIGGLDDVIIHDTIGMKEPYRYRNKVQIPVGREKGETVIGFYKKGSHVIANTNTCIIQHEIADKAIEAVRKYMKEFNIEPYDAKTGQGHIRHIIVKTSFETKDTMVIIVTNKEHLPNKNQLLDRLKRAIPELKSLIHNINNKKTNIVMGIKTRVIYGEDHIIDYIGDLKFKISGESFFQVNPVQTEVLYKKALEYAGLKGDEIVFDIYCGIGTISLLLAQKSKKVYGIESVKEAIVDAKENARINGINNVEFHCGNAEEVFPELYSKGIKADVVVVDPPRKGCDTSVLDTIIKMQPEKVVYVSCNPSTLARDLKYLSQNGFKVLEVQPVDMFPQGVHVESVCKLVKELF
- a CDS encoding prevent-host-death protein — encoded protein: MIEIRPIKDLRDTTEISKLCEESKEPIYITKNGYGHLVVMSMETYKDKLAKADLYEKLAEAENQIKNGEKLLDAEAVFESLKDRYGK